In the Telopea speciosissima isolate NSW1024214 ecotype Mountain lineage chromosome 2, Tspe_v1, whole genome shotgun sequence genome, one interval contains:
- the LOC122649666 gene encoding uncharacterized protein LOC122649666 produces the protein MTPKSRLLPLFLLSFFSLFLYSYYHSSLHLFAPETLHFNGNPTNTPSSYFNHLGNPSSVPPNFTFIIKVLAFDRFDSLSRCLRSLANADYGHDRVHLHVFIDHFKEVDLRNGSEVLSKKLEESSRILDFVDGFSWRFGEKFVHYRTGNVGLQAQWLEAWWPSSDDEFAFVVEDDLEVSPLYYEFLKTLIANYYYNSSNFHPSIYGASLQRPRFVAGKHGNKLQLGSETRLFLYQLVGTWGQLLFPKPWKEFRLWYDEHKAKNIKPVLQGMVTTGWYKKMGERIWTPWFIKFIHSRSYFNIYTNFLRERALSVSHRDAGVNYGKTAGPDSYLLDARSLDLNFLEMLPLSNLKWYDFCFREVIPERTVRSFDELDPVLKSVQKENTIILLSIFGASQIITRNMLCHFERLDIRNYILLGPESEFLLDLARRGHPVVNVQQLLNGVGGYKSMGSQGSYAQLIREILAMAYVIKKCLDSHYSSWVIDGNMVPVSADAFSIANEPSYDFFSARDSGLMFLRSSATATNIWIDDFIFKVAQTAKASMEDNSLSRERRHFVYFASESLQVNGVRIKKINELIFGLKIFSNYTSQTSLGDEKKIIFWPYEMELNYLQKALRSLGMWVVDGDSSCVAVVCHLS, from the exons ATGACTCCCAAGAGCAGATtacttcctctttttcttctctctttcttttctctgttcCTCTACTCCTACTACCactcttctctccatctcttcgcACCTGAAACCTTGCACTTCAACGGTAACCCAACTAACACCCCTTCTTCTTACTTCAATCACCTCGGAAATCCTAGTTCAGTTCCTCCTAATTTCACTTTTATCATCAAAGTTCTTGCTTTTGATCGCTTTGATTCACTCTCTCGGTGCCTACGGTCACTTGCAAATGCTGATTATGGCCATGACAGGGTCCATCTTCATGTGTTCATAGATCATTTTAAGGAAGTTGATTTGAGAAATGGGTCTGAAGTTTTGAGTAAAAAGCTTGAGGAATCGAGTCGGATTCTGGATTTTGTTGATGGATTTTCCTGGAGGTTTGGCGAGAAGTTTGTACATTATAGGACGGGGAATGTTGGTTTACAGGCCCAGTGGTTGGAGGCTTGGTGGCCCAGTTCAGATGATGAATTCGCTTTTGTTGTGGAAGATGATTTGGAGGTTTCTCCTCTTTATTATGAGTTCCTCAAAACGTTAATTGCTAACTATTATTATAACTCTTCAAATTTCCATCCGTCGATTTATGGTGCTTCATTGCAAAGACCGAGGTTTGTTGCAG GTAAACATGGAAACAAATTGCAGTTGGGTAGTGAAACTCGACTTTTTTTGTACCAATTGGTTGGCACCTGGGGTCAACTTCTCTTTCCAAAACCCTGGAAAGAGTTCCGTCTGTGGTATGATGAACACAAGGCCAAGAACATTAAGCCAGTTCTGCAGGGGATG GTGACAACTGGATGGTataaaaagatgggagagagaatatGGACTCCTTGGTTCATCAAATTCATTCACTCTCGTTCCTACTTCAATATTTATACCAACTTTCTACGTGAGAGAGCTCTCAGTGTCTCCCATAGAGATGCTGGTGTTAACTATGGGAAAACAGCTGGGCCAGATTCTTATTTACTTGATGCAAGGTCCCTTGATCTCAACTTTTTAGAAATGCTGCCCTTGAGTAATCTAAAATGGTATGATTTCTGCTTCAGAGAAGTGATTCCTGAGAGGACTGTAAGGAGCTTTGATGAACTCGATCCTGTTCTTAAGAGTGTGCAGAAAGAGAATACTATTATACTTCTAAGCATATTTGGAGCATCTCAGATCATCACTAGGAACATGCTGTGCCATTTTGAGAGGCTGGATATCCGGAACTATATCTTGCTGGGCCCTGAGTCTGAGTTCTTGTTGGATCTTGCAAGGAGGGGACATCCTGTGGTTAATGTACAACAATTGCTCAATGGTGTTGGTGGCTACAAATCGATGGGCAGTCAGGGATCCTATGCACAACTGATCAGGGAAATCCTGGCTATGGCTTATGTGATTAAGAAGTGCCTAGATTCTCATTAtagttcttgggtcattgatGGAAACATGGTTCCTGTCAGCGCTGATGCATTTTCTATTGCAAATGAGCCCTCGTATGATTTCTTCTCTGCAAGAGATTCAGGACTAATGTTTCTCAGGAGCTCAGCAACAGCTACAAATATTTGgattgatgattttattttcaaaGTTGCACAGACAGCAAAGGCTTCAATGGAAGACAATTCACTGTCTAGAGAACGCAGGCATTTTGTGTATTTTGCATCAGAATCCCTGCAAGTAAATGGTGTCAGGAttaagaaaattaatgaattgATTTTTGGACTAAAGATTTTTAGCAATTACACCAGTCAAACTTCTCTTGGAGATGAGAAAAAGATTATCTTTTGGCCTTATGAGATGGAATTGAATTATCTTCAAAAGGCTCTTCGAAGTTTGGGTATGTGGGTAGTGGATGGTGACTCTTCTTGTGTGGCTGTAGTGTGCCACCTCTCATAA
- the LOC122649761 gene encoding eukaryotic translation initiation factor 3 subunit G-like, producing the protein MAMALDRPAASSYNPPQSNKLRWGELDEEDGEDLDFLLPPRMVIGPDENGVKKVIEYKFNDDGNKVKITTTTRTRKLAKARLSKRALERRSWPKFGDAVHEEVGSRLTMVSTEEILLERPRAPGSKAEETKVAGDPLAQLGKGGAVLMVCRTCGKKGDHWTSRCPYKDLAPPSEGFVDKPTSETTAPAAGATKGAYVPPGMRGGATDRGSAPDRRRNEENSVRVTNLSEDTREPDLLELFRTFGSVSRVYVAVDQKTGVSRGFGFVNFVNKEDAERAINKLNGYGYDNLILRVEWATPRAN; encoded by the exons ATGGCGATGGCATTGGACAGGCCGGCTGCTTCTTCGTATAACCCACCGCAATCGAACAAGCTTCGATGGGGTGAACTCGATGAAGAAGACGGAGAGGATCTGGATTTCCTTCTCCCACCTCGCATGGTAATTGGGCCAGACGAGAATGGCGTGAAGAAGGTAATTGAGTACAAGTTCAATGATGATGGCAATAAGGTTAAGATCACTACTACAACTCGGACTCGGAAACTTGCCAAGGCCCGACTCAGTAAGCGAGCCCTAGAGCGTCGCTCTTGGCCCAAGTTTGGTGATGCCGTGCATGAGGAGGTTGGTAGCAGGCTCACCATGGTTTCCACCGAAGAAATTCTCCTTGAGAGACCTAGGGCTCCCG GGAGCAAAGCAGAAGAAACCAAAGTTGCTGGAGACCCTTTGGCACAGCTTGGGAAAGGTGGTGCCGTTCTCATGGTATGTCGTACATGTGGAAAGAAGGGTGACCACTGGACATCAAGGTGCCCCTACAAGGATCTTGCTCCTCCATCTGAAGGTTTTGTTGACAAGCCTACATCGGAAACTACAGCTCCTGCTGCTGGTGCAACCAAGGGAGCCTACGTTCCTCCAGGCATGAGAGGTGGTGCTACAGATAGAGGCAGTGCTCCTGATAGGCGCAGGAATGAAGAAAATTCGGTTAGGGTTACCAATCTTTCAGAGGATACACGAGAACCTGACTTGCTTGAGCTCTTCCGGACCTTTGGTTCTGTCAGCCGTGTGTATGTTGCTGTTGACCAGAAGACAGGCGTGAGCCGAGGGTTTGGTTTTGTCAACTTTGTAAACAAGGAGGATGCTGAGAGAGCCATCAACAAGCTGAATGGCTATGGATATGATAATCTGATCCTCAGAGTTGAGTGGGCTACACCTAGGGCAAATTAG
- the LOC122651865 gene encoding protein VACUOLELESS1 produces MAAVSVAAEWQLLYNRYYRKPEIYTMQWKHMDLNRNKVACAPFGGPVAVIRDDSKIVQLYAESALRKLRIFNCAGVQLSETVWKNPGGRLVGMAWTDDQNLVCVVQDGTVYRYNIHAELQEPNISMGKECFEQNVVECVFWGNGMVCITEGFQIFCIPDFNNPKPCKLAETAIEELPLCMAVIEPQYTMSGNVEVLLAVNDHVLLVEEESVQQLGDGVGPLQKMVVSRNGKLLASFTHDGRLLVISTDFSKIIFEHNCESALPPEQLAWCGMDSVLLYWDDMLLMVGPYGDPVRYLYDEPIILIPECDGVRILTNTSMEFLQRVPDSTVSIFKIGSTLPAALLYDALDHFDRRSAKADENLRLIRSSLPEAVEACIDAAGHEFDVSRQRTLLRAASYGQAFCSNYQRDRFQEMCKTLRVLNAARNYEIGIPLSIQQYKLLTPAVLIGRLINAHRHLLALRISEYLGLNQEVVIMHWACAKITSSLPIHDAALLEILLDKLKLCKVISYAAVAAHADKSGRRKLAAMLVEHEPRSSKQVPLLLSIGEEDIALSKATDSGDTDLVYLVLFHIWQKKLPLEFFSMIQARPVAHDLFITYARCYKHEFLKDFFLSTGQLQDVAFLLWKESWELIKNPMASKGSPLQGPRIKLIEKAQSLFAETKEHTFESKAAEEHAKLLRIQHELEVTTKQAIFVDSSISDTIRTCIVLGNHRAATKVRTEFKVSEKRWYWLKVFALATIRDWDALEKFSKEKRPPIGYRPFVEACIDADEKAEALKYIPKLTDPRERAESYARIGMAKEAADAASQTKDGELLGRLKLTFAQNTAASSIFDTLRDRLSFQGVS; encoded by the exons ATGGCGGCTGTGTCAGTAGCTGCAGAATGGCAGCTCCTCTACAACCGCTACTACCGCAAACCCGAGATCTACACAATGCAGTGGAAGCATATGGATCTCAATCGCAACAAGGTAGCGTGCGCTCCCTTTGGGGGACCCGTCGCAGTCATCCGCGACGACTCCAAGATCGTTCAATTATACGCAGAATCAGCCCTTCGTAAGCTTCGTATCTTCAATTGCGCTGGAGTTCAGCTCTCCGAGACCGTTTGGAAGAACCCAGGTGGACGTCTCGTGGGCATGGCATGGACCGATGATCAGAATTTAGTCTGTGTCGTTCAGGACGGTACAGTGTACCGTTACAACATCCACGCAGAGCTCCAAGAACCAAACATCTCGATGGGTAAGGAGTGTTTCGAGCAAAATGTGGTTGAGTGCGTGTTTTGGGGGAATGGAATGGTTTGTATCACTGAAGGGTTCCAGATTTTCTGTATTCCTGATTTCAATAATCCAAAGCCATGTAAGCTTGCTGAGACGGCAATTGAAGAGTTGCCGCTTTGTATGGCGGTGATTGAGCCACAGTATACGATGTCGGGGAATGTGGAGGTTCTTCTTGCGGTTAATGATCATGTTTTGCTTGTTGAAGAGGAATCGGTTCAGCAGCTTGGAGATGGGGTGGGTCCGTTGCAGAAAATGGTTGTGTCACGGAATGGTAAGTTGCTTGCTTCGTTTACGCACGATGGGCGACTTCTGGTCATCTCTACTGACTTCTCAAAGATAATTTTTGAGCATAATTGCGAG TCAGCCTTGCCTCCAGAACAGTTAGCTTGGTGTGGAATGGACAGTGTGCTACTTTATTGGGATGATATGCTTTTGATGGTGGGTCCTTACGGAGATCCTGTACGCTATCTGTATGATGAACCTATTATTCTTATCCCAGAGTGTGATGGAGTGAGGATCCTTACAAATACAAGTATGGAATTCTTACAACGAGTTCCAGATTCTACCGTGTCCATATTTAAGATTGGAAGTACACTACCTGCAGCTTTATTATATGACGCATTGGATCACTTTGACAGACGTAGTGCCAAg GCAGATGAAAATTTGCGTTTGATTCGATCCTCCTTGCCTGAGGCAGTTGAAGCATGTATTGATGCTGCAGGTCATGAATTTGATGTCTCTCGCCAGCGAACTCTATTAAGAGCTGCTAGCTATGGCCAAGCATTTTGCAG CAATTATCAACGTGATCGGTTTCAAGAGATGTGCAAAACATTACGAGTGCTAAATGCTGCGCGCAACTATGAGATTGGTATTCCCCTTAGCATTCAGCAATACAAG TTGCTTACTCCAGCAGTTCTGATTGGTCGTTTAATAAATGCTCACCGACACCTTCTTGCGCTGCGTATATCTGAGTATCTTGGCCTTAACCAG GAGGTGGTAATAATGCACTGGGCATGTGCAAAAATAACATCTTCCTTACCTATTCATGATGCTGCTCTTCTTGAAATCTTACTTGATAAG CTGAAACTATGCAAAGTGATATCATATGCAGCGGTTGCTGCACATGCAGATAAGAGTGGACGTCGAAAATTAGCTGCAATGCTTGTTGAACATGAACCACGTTCTTCCAAACAG GTCCCATTATTGTTGAGCATAGGTGAGGAAGACATAGCTTTAAGCAAGGCTACTGACAGTGGCGACACTGACCTTGTGTATCTTGTTCTTTTTCATATCTGGCAGAAG AAGCTCCCCCTGGAATTTTTCAGTATGATTCAAGCGAGGCCTGTAGCTCATGATCTCTTTATCACATATGCACG GTGTTATAAGCATGAATTCCTGAAGGATTTCTTCCTCTCAACTGGACAGCTTCAA GATGTGGCTTTTCTATTGTGGAAAGAGTCGTGGGAACTAATAAAAAATCCAATGGCAAGTAAGGGATCTCCACTTCAAGGTCCACGCATAAAGTTAATTGAGAAGGCTCAAAGTCTCTTTGCAGAGACCAAGGAGCACACATTTGAATCAAAAGCTGCTGAAGAGCATGCAAAACTGCTCAG AATTCAACATGAATTAGAAGTGACCACAAAACAGGCCATATTTGTTGATTCAAGTATCAGTGATACAATCCGCACCTGTATTGTTCTGGGAAACCATCGAGCTGCAACGAAAGTCAGAACAGAATTTAAG gTTTCTGAGAAGAGGTGGTATTGGCTCAAAGTATTTGCTTTGGCTACAATCAGAGACTGGGATGCGCTAGAGAAATtttcaaaggaaaaaagacCACCTATTG GTTATAGGCCATTTGTGGAGGCGTGTATTGATGCAGATGAGAAAGCTGAAGCTCTTAAATACATCCCAAAACTCACAGATCCTCGAGAAAGGGCTGAG TCATATGCACGCATTGGCATGGCAAAGGAAGCTGCGGATGCTGCATCTCAGACAAAAGATGGTGAATTGCTTGGTCGACTGAAGCTAACCTTTGCTCAGAATACAGCAGCTTCATCAATTTTTGATACCTTGCGAGATCGATTGTCCTTCCAAGGAGTTTCTTAG
- the LOC122650201 gene encoding 3-hydroxyisobutyryl-CoA hydrolase-like protein 5, with amino-acid sequence MAQGSVNTGEQVVLVEEVNHVKLLTLNRPRQLNVISWNMLSLLTKYLENWEKDDQTELILIKGAGRAFSAGGDLKMFYDGRKIEDSCLEVAYRMYWLCYHQFIYKKTQVALVNGICMGGGATLMVPMKFSVVTDKTVFAMPEASIGFYTDCSFTYILPRLPGYLGEYLALTGARLNGKELIATGLATHFVPSEKLLELEKHLISLNSGDNNAVKSVIEEFSVDVQPDEDSFLHKQSIIDKCFCQDSVEEIIRSFETEGNIKGNEWIGPVLKGLKRSSPTGLKITLRSIREGRKQTLTECLKREFRVTVNILRGKIFGDVYEGIRALTIDKDNSPKWDPATLDKVSGERVDLLFQPFKEELELQIPAKEECRWDGKYENTAYPSLKATA; translated from the exons ATGGCACAAGGTTCAGTAAACACAGGAGAACAG GTGGTTCTTGTTGAAGAAGTAAACCATGTGAAATTGCTCACCTTGAATCGACCTCGTCAACTTAATGTCATTTCGTGGAACATG CTTTCTCTGCTAACTAAGTATCTAGAGAATTGGGAGAAGGATGATCAAACAGAGCTTATCCTAATCAAG GGAGCTGGACGGGCTTTTTCTGCCGGTGGGGATTTAAAAATGTTCTATGATGGGAGGAAGATAG AGGATTCCTGCCTAGAGGTTGCATATAGAATGTATTGGCTGTGTTATCACCAGTTCATCTATAAGAAAACCCAG GTGGCTCTTGTTAATGGAATATGCATGGGTGGAGGTGCAACTCTTATGGTTCCAATGAAATTCTCAGTTGTCACAGATAAGACT gtTTTTGCAATGCCTGAAGCTAGTATTGGTTTTTACACAGACTGCAGCTTCACATACATTCTTCCACGTCTCCCTGGGTATTTGG GGGAATACTTGGCCTTAACAGGTGCTAGACTAAATGGGAAGGAATTGATTGCAACTGGTCTGGCAACCCACTTTGTTCCTTCTGAG AAATTGCTTGAGCTTGAGAAGCATTTGATTAGTTTGAACTCCGGTGACAATAATGCTGTTAAATCAGTCATTGAGGAATTTTCTGTTGATGTTCAACCTGACGAAGATAGTTTCTTACACAA GCAATCAATAATTGACAAATGCTTCTGccaggattctgttgaggaaatTATAAGATCATTT GAAACTGAAGGAAACATAAAGGGAAATGAATGGATAGGTCCAGTGCTCAAGGGTTTGAAAAGATCTTCTCCTACAGGATTGAAGATAACATTGAGATCG ATTCGAGAGGGAAGGAAACAAACTTTGACTGAATGTTTGAAGAGAGAATTCAGAGTCACAGTCAACATACTGAGAGGCAAAATATTTGGTGATGTCTATGAG ggTATCAGAGCTCTAACCATTGACAAAGACAATTCCCCAAAG TGGGACCCAGCAACTCTTGATAAAGTTAGTGGAGAAAGAGTGGACCTACTCTTCCAGCCATTTAAAGAAGAACTGGAGCTCCAGATTCCAGCCAAGGAAGAATGCAG GTGGGATGGAAAGTATGAGAATACAGCCTATCCAAGCTTAAAGGCAACAGCCTAA